In a genomic window of Kiritimatiellales bacterium:
- a CDS encoding penicillin-binding protein 2, translating into MQYKGRVILTATVVTALFAGLGTRLAFLHLKPSGNTLARIERARKMELEIRGPRGTVFDCNGHILALDAGTKHICVDPKYISRHGDLQKVLEAFEKHLPLSRTEIWKLLNQPEKQYVRVHCFARDQVVDALQTMKLGRGVIFEDAPVREYPKGVLAAHVIGFANQEGQGSAGIEQRLNTMLQGTPGIRSTLADGRRREIYSGRTVDIPPVPGKNIYLTIDQQIQYFTEKALDNLNEKYKPRGGACAIVQDVRTGKILAMASLPTYNLNRYNITPAEWMRNRAINFVYEPGSTMKAVIIASALDQGIVRQSDVYDCEKGIWYYGGRSLRDSHPEGLLSVADIVKKSSNIGAAKIALQMGDEKVYRSLRDFGFGTITGVGLPGEDAGIVWPVNKWSKISITRLAMGHEVLVSTIQLVAAFSAIANDGKLMKPYIVDRITDEHGKAVKEFTPEMIRTPIKPETAKQMRRLLARVTQSGGTGTGGAVPGYMVAGKTGTAQKVDLKNGGYLKNRYIASFIGFLPVENPAVCIIVVADDPVGAGYGGTVCAPYFKEIAEQAVRYLRIPPEGFPTEYIAPQTAQNFF; encoded by the coding sequence ATGCAATATAAAGGACGGGTTATTTTAACTGCAACCGTGGTGACAGCACTGTTCGCCGGGCTGGGCACACGCCTGGCCTTTTTGCATTTAAAGCCGTCCGGGAACACGCTTGCGCGCATTGAGCGTGCGCGCAAAATGGAGCTGGAAATCCGCGGACCGCGCGGCACCGTGTTTGATTGTAACGGACATATTCTGGCGCTCGACGCCGGCACGAAACATATTTGTGTCGATCCAAAATATATCAGCCGGCACGGCGACCTGCAGAAAGTGCTCGAGGCGTTTGAAAAACATCTTCCGTTGAGCCGTACTGAAATCTGGAAGCTGTTGAATCAGCCGGAAAAGCAGTATGTGCGCGTCCACTGTTTTGCCCGTGATCAGGTGGTGGATGCACTGCAGACGATGAAACTTGGACGCGGTGTAATCTTTGAAGATGCGCCGGTCCGTGAATATCCCAAAGGCGTGCTCGCCGCGCATGTGATCGGTTTTGCAAATCAGGAGGGCCAGGGCAGCGCCGGCATTGAGCAGCGGTTGAACACCATGCTGCAGGGCACGCCGGGAATCCGCAGTACGCTGGCAGACGGCCGCCGGCGCGAAATTTATTCCGGCCGCACTGTGGATATTCCGCCGGTACCGGGAAAAAATATTTATCTGACTATTGATCAGCAGATTCAGTATTTCACCGAAAAGGCGCTCGATAATCTGAATGAAAAATATAAACCGCGCGGCGGTGCGTGCGCCATTGTGCAGGATGTTCGCACCGGAAAAATTTTAGCTATGGCATCGCTGCCGACGTATAACTTAAACCGCTACAACATTACTCCGGCGGAATGGATGCGCAACCGCGCGATCAATTTTGTGTACGAACCCGGCTCGACGATGAAAGCGGTGATCATTGCCTCGGCGCTCGATCAGGGCATTGTCCGGCAGTCGGACGTGTACGATTGCGAAAAAGGAATCTGGTATTACGGCGGACGTTCGCTGCGCGATTCGCATCCGGAAGGACTGCTGAGTGTGGCCGACATTGTAAAAAAATCCAGCAACATCGGCGCCGCAAAAATTGCCCTGCAGATGGGTGACGAAAAAGTTTACCGCAGCCTGCGTGATTTCGGTTTTGGCACTATCACCGGCGTTGGACTGCCCGGCGAAGACGCCGGTATCGTCTGGCCGGTGAATAAGTGGTCGAAGATCAGCATCACGCGCCTTGCGATGGGGCACGAAGTCCTGGTTTCAACCATTCAACTGGTTGCAGCGTTCAGTGCCATTGCCAACGATGGTAAATTAATGAAGCCGTATATCGTCGACCGCATTACTGATGAGCACGGCAAAGCGGTCAAAGAATTCACGCCGGAAATGATCCGTACGCCGATTAAGCCTGAAACGGCAAAACAGATGCGCCGGCTGCTCGCGCGCGTTACACAATCCGGCGGTACCGGTACGGGCGGTGCAGTGCCCGGTTATATGGTGGCCGGCAAAACCGGCACGGCGCAGAAAGTGGATTTAAAAAACGGCGGCTATTTAAAAAACCGTTACATCGCATCATTTATCGGTTTTCTGCCGGTGGAAAATCCGGCGGTTTGTATCATCGTGGTGGCTGATGATCCGGTCGGCGCCGGTTACGGCGGAACAGTGTGCGCGCCGTATTTTAAAGAGATCGCCGAGCAGGCGGTACGCTATCTTCGCATTCCGCCGGAAGGATTTCCCACCGAATATATCGCGCCGCAGACAGCACAAAACTTTTTTTGA
- the rsmH gene encoding 16S rRNA (cytosine(1402)-N(4))-methyltransferase RsmH encodes MHIPVLLSETIDLLVTDLSGTYIDGTLGCGGHAAEILKRLSPAGRLIGMDRDLDALAAAGKNLKPFGDRAVRVHGNFAEMKMRCEQIGVNEVTGILLDLGVSSPQLDIAERGFSFAKDGPLDMRMDRTQPGSAAALVNELPEEELAGIIFRFGEEHDSRRIARAIVEARKNRRIETTLELAGIVEKAKGGRRGAATHPATQTFQALRMAVNCELESIERGIADGLAMLCTGGRMAVITFHSLEDRLVKEIFKRHTVKRESLQQGGEKLVYETPAVRPLTKKPLTAGENELKENPRARSAKLRVVEKEAA; translated from the coding sequence ATGCATATTCCTGTGCTGCTCAGCGAAACGATCGATCTGCTGGTGACGGATCTCTCCGGCACCTACATCGACGGAACACTTGGGTGCGGCGGGCATGCAGCGGAAATTTTAAAACGTCTGTCGCCAGCCGGGCGGCTGATTGGAATGGACAGAGATTTGGATGCGCTGGCGGCGGCGGGAAAAAACTTGAAACCGTTCGGCGACAGGGCGGTGAGGGTACACGGAAACTTTGCAGAGATGAAAATGCGTTGTGAACAGATCGGCGTGAATGAAGTCACCGGGATCCTGCTGGATCTAGGTGTAAGTTCACCGCAGCTCGATATCGCGGAGCGCGGATTCAGTTTTGCGAAAGACGGGCCGCTTGACATGCGTATGGACCGTACCCAGCCCGGATCTGCCGCCGCATTAGTAAATGAACTGCCGGAAGAGGAGCTCGCCGGAATTATTTTCCGGTTCGGCGAAGAGCATGACTCGCGCCGGATTGCGCGCGCGATTGTTGAAGCGCGTAAAAACCGACGGATTGAAACCACGCTGGAGCTCGCCGGAATTGTGGAAAAAGCGAAAGGCGGACGGCGCGGTGCAGCCACGCATCCGGCGACGCAAACATTTCAGGCGCTGCGGATGGCTGTGAACTGTGAACTGGAAAGTATTGAACGCGGCATCGCAGACGGACTTGCAATGCTGTGTACCGGCGGGCGCATGGCTGTGATCACGTTTCACAGCCTGGAGGACCGCTTAGTCAAAGAAATTTTTAAACGTCATACCGTGAAGCGCGAGTCGCTTCAGCAGGGCGGTGAAAAACTGGTTTATGAAACACCGGCAGTGCGGCCGTTAACCAAAAAGCCGCTCACTGCCGGAGAAAATGAATTGAAGGAAAACCCGCGCGCGCGGTCGGCAAAACTGCGTGTTGTCGAGAAGGAGGCCGCATGA